A stretch of Microbacterium sp. LWH3-1.2 DNA encodes these proteins:
- a CDS encoding UbiA family prenyltransferase — translation MRTVRALWGSSHPGPTLVVTALALALGLATGLEAWRLALLTVSVFAGQLSVGVSNDAIDAARDRAVRRTDKPIARGDVSARVAWGAALGLLSLALLLSMPLGWRMLAAHALALGSAWAYNAGLKSTPWSIAPFLVSFGIFPSLATLSAHDPSFAAWWAWVAGASLGAAVHLTNVLPDLDDDARTGVRGLPHRLGPRVSAIVAAFAVVGGAVAVLLGAAGGDLTAVSPVSWVFFVAVVGVAGTTAWRAISRPPSRALFRLVMLAALLLAAQMVASGSAFVA, via the coding sequence GTGCGTACCGTCCGGGCTCTGTGGGGCTCTTCGCATCCGGGGCCGACGCTCGTCGTGACGGCGCTGGCGCTCGCCCTCGGGCTCGCCACCGGGCTCGAGGCGTGGCGGCTCGCGCTGCTGACGGTGTCGGTCTTCGCAGGGCAGTTGTCGGTCGGGGTCTCGAACGACGCGATCGACGCGGCGCGCGATCGCGCGGTGCGGCGGACGGACAAGCCGATCGCCCGCGGTGACGTGTCGGCGCGGGTCGCCTGGGGGGCCGCCCTCGGTCTGCTGTCGCTGGCCCTCCTGCTCTCGATGCCGCTGGGATGGCGGATGCTGGCGGCCCACGCGCTGGCGCTCGGCTCGGCGTGGGCCTACAACGCGGGACTGAAGTCGACGCCGTGGTCGATCGCGCCCTTCCTCGTGAGCTTCGGGATCTTCCCGTCGCTCGCGACGCTGTCGGCGCACGATCCCTCGTTCGCGGCGTGGTGGGCATGGGTCGCCGGCGCGTCGCTCGGCGCCGCCGTGCACCTCACGAACGTGCTGCCCGACCTCGACGACGACGCCCGCACCGGGGTGCGCGGGCTTCCGCACCGGCTCGGCCCGAGGGTGTCGGCGATCGTCGCCGCCTTCGCCGTCGTGGGCGGAGCGGTCGCGGTGCTCCTCGGCGCGGCGGGAGGAGACCTCACGGCGGTGTCGCCGGTGTCGTGGGTCTTCTTCGTGGCCGTGGTCGGGGTGGCGGGCACGACCGCGTGGCGGGCGATCTCCAGACCGCCGAGCCGCGCACTGTTCCGGCTCGTGATGCTCGCCGCGCTGCTCCTCGCGGCGCAGATGGTGGCTTCGGGCAGCGCCTTCGTCGCCTGA